TGGCTGCACGCCGTACGGCTGGGCTTCGAGCACCCCGGGGACGGGCAGTGGGCGGAGTTCGCCAGCGACTATCCCGAGGACCTGAGCAAGGCGCTGGAGCGGGTCCGCGAGGAGACCTACGGATGAGCGGCCCGCGCGGGTACACGGTGCGGGTCGCCGAGGACCCGGCCGACCGCGAGGCGTGCTTCGCGGTGCGCAAGGAGGTCTTCGTCGGCGAGCAGGGCGTGCCCGAGGACCTGGAGTACGACGAGTTCGACGCTGTCGCCGTCCATGTGCTCGCGGTCCGGGACGACGACGGGCTGCCGCTCGGCGCCGGGCGGCTGCTGTACGGAGAGGCTGCCGCGAGCAGGACCGGCGGCGATCTGTCGGTGGGCTCGCTCGGGCGGCTCGCGGTGACGCGCGAGGCGCGCGGGCTGGGGCTCGGGGTCGCGTTGGTGC
This Streptomyces sp. NBC_00377 DNA region includes the following protein-coding sequences:
- a CDS encoding GNAT family N-acetyltransferase, with product MSGPRGYTVRVAEDPADREACFAVRKEVFVGEQGVPEDLEYDEFDAVAVHVLAVRDDDGLPLGAGRLLYGEAAASRTGGDLSVGSLGRLAVTREARGLGLGVALVRAVEEAARARGLAAVDLHAQTQALGFYERLGYTAYGPEDLEAGIPHRSMRRSL